The Novipirellula caenicola genome includes a region encoding these proteins:
- a CDS encoding alanine/glycine:cation symporter family protein — MPKTTLALLSTPFARSVRLLPLLACIAVALSVLSCPYAAMGQDSTTAQQQTLADTAAENSAGEDNASEDTDSENEVTEDNDAEPTEAATQSEVAEEPSTDADELTWMQKIDATFGKYVVANAAYVIFYDFGTKDRFGVSIPFVVVWLLCGGIFLTLRMGFINLRAFRHAIDLTRGIYDTPNEPGEVTHFQALAAALSATVGLGNIAGVAIAIGTGGPGATVWIILVGFLGMTAKFTECTLGQLYRVTDDDGHVLGGPMRYLRYGLKDIGFPRLGRVLAVVFALLCIGASFGGGNAFQVGQSLEAIRGDVAILQSYPWVYGLIMAVAVGVVIIGGIRSIAAVAGRIVPFMCVAYVIAALYILGTNASEVPAAAVKIVTEAFSLKAGWGAFLGILVIGIKRAVFSNEAGVGSAAIAHSAAKTDEPISEGIVALLEPFIDTVVVCTITALVVVVTGVYEMPEMEEVIANNEGARLTLEAFVVGGHDWFRYVLFAAVVMFAYSTCISWSYYGERSWVQLFGVRSSIIYKCLFLSFTVLGSIITRGNILDFSDLMILGMSFPNLLGVFLLSGVVKRQLDSYWKKYQNGEFPRMK, encoded by the coding sequence ATGCCAAAAACAACTCTCGCTTTGCTCAGCACCCCCTTCGCTCGCTCGGTCCGACTCCTCCCCCTGCTTGCCTGTATCGCGGTTGCGTTAAGCGTACTCAGTTGCCCCTATGCTGCGATGGGGCAAGATTCCACCACCGCACAACAACAGACGCTCGCGGATACCGCTGCCGAGAACAGTGCTGGCGAAGACAACGCTTCCGAAGACACCGATAGCGAGAACGAGGTTACCGAGGACAACGATGCAGAGCCGACCGAGGCTGCGACGCAAAGCGAGGTCGCCGAGGAACCATCCACCGACGCAGACGAGCTGACGTGGATGCAGAAAATCGACGCGACGTTTGGCAAATACGTCGTCGCCAACGCTGCATACGTGATTTTTTATGATTTTGGCACGAAAGACCGATTTGGCGTCAGCATCCCGTTTGTCGTCGTGTGGCTGCTTTGCGGCGGAATTTTCCTGACGCTGCGAATGGGCTTTATCAACCTGCGAGCGTTTCGGCATGCGATCGACCTGACGCGAGGCATTTATGATACGCCCAATGAACCCGGCGAAGTCACACACTTTCAAGCCCTTGCTGCGGCCCTTTCGGCCACCGTCGGACTGGGCAACATCGCGGGTGTCGCGATCGCAATCGGAACCGGGGGACCCGGAGCGACGGTTTGGATCATCTTGGTGGGCTTTCTAGGAATGACCGCCAAATTTACCGAGTGCACACTGGGGCAACTCTACCGCGTCACCGATGATGACGGCCATGTCTTGGGTGGCCCGATGCGTTACCTGCGTTACGGACTAAAAGACATTGGATTTCCACGCTTGGGCCGCGTCTTGGCCGTGGTGTTCGCGTTACTTTGTATCGGAGCGAGCTTCGGAGGCGGCAATGCGTTTCAGGTAGGACAATCACTCGAAGCGATTCGCGGTGACGTCGCTATCTTGCAAAGCTATCCCTGGGTCTACGGACTGATCATGGCAGTCGCTGTCGGCGTGGTCATCATCGGGGGTATCCGCAGCATCGCAGCGGTCGCAGGAAGAATCGTCCCATTTATGTGCGTCGCCTATGTGATCGCCGCACTCTATATCCTGGGCACCAACGCCTCGGAGGTTCCCGCAGCGGCAGTCAAGATTGTCACCGAAGCGTTTTCGCTCAAAGCCGGCTGGGGCGCCTTCCTTGGCATCCTGGTGATTGGCATCAAACGAGCCGTGTTCAGTAACGAAGCGGGTGTGGGGTCAGCCGCGATCGCACACTCGGCGGCCAAGACCGACGAACCGATCAGCGAAGGTATCGTGGCACTGCTGGAACCGTTCATCGACACCGTGGTGGTTTGTACCATTACCGCGTTGGTGGTGGTGGTCACAGGGGTCTACGAGATGCCGGAAATGGAAGAGGTGATCGCCAACAACGAGGGCGCCCGTTTGACGCTCGAGGCCTTCGTGGTCGGCGGGCATGATTGGTTTCGCTACGTATTGTTCGCGGCGGTCGTGATGTTCGCCTACTCGACGTGCATCAGTTGGTCGTACTATGGCGAACGCAGCTGGGTTCAATTGTTTGGGGTTCGCAGCTCGATCATCTATAAATGTCTGTTCCTATCCTTTACGGTCCTCGGATCGATCATCACCCGAGGCAATATCCTCGACTTCAGCGACCTGATGATCTTGGGGATGAGCTTCCCTAACCTGCTGGGCGTCTTTTTGCTTAGCGGTGTCGTGAAACGGCAACTCGATTCGTATTGGAAGAAGTACCAAAACGGCGAGTTCCCGAGAATGAAATAA
- a CDS encoding glycosyltransferase family 2 protein, with the protein MNLPPTNHHGWPWQPDCESQPSPLATDPPRITVVTPSYNQGDFLEQTIRSVLLQNYPNLQYIVVDGGSTDQSHAILDKYRDHLSVLIREPDEGQSDAIAKGLALADGEFFNWINSDDLLMPGTLWEVASRCPPAADLYTLSVEVFGDDVQPYLMHNRNLSATAMLRADRYSFSQPGLWFRTKYIQDCGGIDRNLNYGFDWDLLVRYLAKHPRVHYSASVGARFRLHDESKTVVEFGKDDEDANRFLLESGRIRDKLEASLSTSLANASRLGRLRAPWNDWLVKKLDDRDSSPLVAASKIGWRALKQPRVTFTWRTAGTILRLLSRYVRPKSSIGQRAKTHH; encoded by the coding sequence GTGAATTTACCACCTACGAATCATCATGGCTGGCCTTGGCAGCCGGACTGCGAGTCGCAGCCCTCTCCACTGGCGACCGATCCACCGCGGATTACCGTTGTCACGCCGAGTTACAACCAGGGCGATTTTCTGGAGCAAACGATCCGCTCGGTACTGCTGCAAAACTATCCGAATCTGCAGTACATCGTGGTCGATGGGGGCAGCACCGACCAAAGTCACGCCATCCTAGATAAGTACCGCGACCATCTCTCGGTGCTCATTCGCGAACCCGATGAAGGACAATCCGACGCGATCGCGAAGGGACTCGCTCTCGCCGATGGGGAATTCTTTAACTGGATCAACTCGGATGACCTGCTGATGCCCGGCACGCTTTGGGAAGTGGCCTCACGCTGCCCCCCCGCCGCTGATCTTTACACGCTCTCGGTCGAAGTGTTTGGCGACGATGTGCAACCCTACCTGATGCACAACCGCAACTTGTCTGCCACGGCGATGCTGCGGGCGGACCGCTACTCCTTTAGCCAACCCGGGCTTTGGTTTCGCACAAAGTATATTCAAGATTGCGGAGGAATTGACCGTAACTTGAACTATGGCTTTGATTGGGACCTACTGGTTCGCTATCTCGCCAAGCACCCTCGCGTCCATTATTCGGCGAGCGTCGGCGCCCGTTTTCGGCTCCACGACGAGTCAAAAACAGTCGTCGAGTTCGGCAAGGATGACGAGGATGCCAATCGCTTCCTGCTAGAATCCGGACGGATCCGCGACAAATTGGAAGCGTCACTTAGCACTTCGCTGGCGAACGCGTCGCGATTGGGACGATTGCGAGCCCCGTGGAACGATTGGCTCGTCAAAAAACTTGACGACCGAGATTCGTCTCCTTTGGTTGCCGCCAGCAAAATTGGTTGGCGTGCCCTCAAGCAACCTCGCGTGACGTTCACTTGGCGAACCGCGGGAACGATCCTTCGCTTGCTGTCGCGTTACGTTCGTCCGAAATCCTCAATCGGACAACGCGCTAAGACACACCACTAA
- a CDS encoding glycosyltransferase family 1 protein: MKLRVLFDISVLGAAHAHPHSRTGVFRYVDRLARFLIEQPDLDLRWTPYGNTDHTWDVLDALRSDPALQRPMTASLTKRRCVDFIARPIHYLASTHAYPLVRPFIDPCKKMQARATFSQHNLKNADIIHSPFHSFPTLDYSRPRPVRFLTVHDLIPLKFPELFDPAIALTQQQTLAQLTTRDWIICNSQNTRDDLLDFCETVNPDHVVVTPLAAAEHFTRCTDAQQIEQVRQKLHIPGDAKYFLSVCTLEPRKNLRHLVSVFEQILDRLDKDTYLVLVGAKGWKIDSLIQYLAKSGNQNILTPGKVDDEDLAPLYSDAIAFVYPSLYEGFGLPPLEAMQCGTPVICSDNSSLPEVVGDAGILVDAEQPDELGDAMTRVYADQPLRRALSAAGMERAQRFSWQQCGQMTVNAYQRAIESIE, from the coding sequence ATGAAACTTCGTGTCCTTTTTGACATCTCCGTTCTCGGAGCCGCTCATGCACACCCGCATTCACGCACGGGAGTGTTTCGCTACGTCGATCGGCTCGCTCGCTTTCTGATCGAACAACCCGATCTCGATCTTCGCTGGACCCCCTATGGCAACACGGATCATACATGGGATGTATTGGACGCTCTCCGTAGTGACCCGGCACTGCAACGACCGATGACTGCATCACTAACGAAGCGACGATGCGTCGATTTCATTGCACGCCCCATCCATTACCTTGCCTCGACGCATGCATACCCTTTGGTACGTCCCTTCATCGACCCGTGCAAGAAGATGCAAGCACGTGCAACATTCTCGCAACACAACCTAAAAAACGCAGACATCATCCATAGCCCGTTTCATTCCTTTCCCACACTTGATTACTCGCGACCGCGGCCTGTTCGCTTTCTAACCGTACATGACCTGATTCCGCTCAAATTCCCCGAGCTGTTTGATCCCGCCATTGCGCTGACCCAGCAACAGACGTTGGCACAATTAACGACGCGTGACTGGATCATCTGCAACTCACAAAACACTCGCGACGACCTGCTCGATTTCTGCGAAACCGTCAATCCCGATCACGTTGTGGTCACCCCGTTGGCGGCCGCCGAACATTTCACTCGCTGCACCGACGCCCAGCAAATCGAGCAAGTCCGCCAAAAACTGCACATTCCGGGCGATGCCAAATACTTCCTCAGTGTCTGCACGCTCGAACCGCGAAAAAACCTTCGGCATCTGGTTTCGGTCTTTGAACAAATCCTCGACCGACTCGACAAGGACACCTACCTCGTATTAGTAGGAGCCAAGGGCTGGAAAATCGATTCGCTGATCCAATACCTCGCAAAATCGGGGAACCAGAACATTCTGACGCCGGGAAAAGTAGACGACGAAGACTTGGCTCCGCTGTATAGCGACGCGATCGCGTTCGTTTATCCGTCGCTCTACGAAGGCTTTGGGCTTCCGCCGCTAGAAGCCATGCAGTGCGGCACTCCAGTCATCTGTTCGGATAACTCGTCGCTGCCCGAGGTGGTTGGCGATGCCGGCATCCTGGTGGATGCCGAGCAACCTGACGAACTGGGTGATGCCATGACACGCGTTTACGCCGACCAACCCTTACGTCGTGCTCTATCCGCTGCGGGGATGGAACGGGCACAACGCTTTAGTTGGCAACAGTGTGGGCAGATGACGGTAAATGCCTATCAACGTGCGATCGAGTCGATAGAATAG